One window of the Eucalyptus grandis isolate ANBG69807.140 chromosome 8, ASM1654582v1, whole genome shotgun sequence genome contains the following:
- the LOC104414112 gene encoding UDP-glycosyltransferase 91A1-like: MADPHENLHIAMLPWLAFGHMMPYLELAKLMAGKGHRISFLSVPGNIDRLPKPPPDLAPLISFVNLPLPTVEHLPEGAGATSDLPYDKIQFLKKAYDMLQEPVARFLESSDPDWIMYDFAPYWAGPIASRLGIRSVFFSITTAASLGFFGPIWALKGGDYRKTPEDFTKRPNWVPFPTKVAFRHFEIKKIFDAVIGNASGVTDLYRFGAGQESCDIIAARSSYEVEPEWLSLLKDIHTKPIFPVGQLPPRDPETRGEMDSWRSIKEWLDSQKKGTVVYVAFGSEAKPSQIELTEIALGLELSGLPFFWVLKTRLGSSDTESVVLPNGFEERVKGRGVVWDSWVPQLKILAHDSVGGFLTHAGWSSVVEALSFERALILFTFLADQGLNARFLEERQIGYPIPRNESDGSVTRQSVAESLRLVMVEEKGRVYREKAKEMRPIFGDKNVQERYVNNLLNYLKEHRPVKHLKSKGITI, encoded by the coding sequence ATGGCCGATCCACATGAGAATCTCCACATAGCGATGCTTCCGTGGTTGGCCTTTGGCCACATGATGCCATACTTGGAGCTAGCCAAGTTGATGGCAGGAAAGGGTCACCGGATATCATTCCTATCGGTCCCGGGAAACATAGATCGCCTCCCAAAACCCCCTCCAGACCTCGCTCCTCTCATCAGCTTCGTGAATCTTCCCTTACCGACCGTCGAACACTTGCCGGAGGGCGCCGGAGCCACCAGTGACCTGCCTTACGACAAGATCCAGTTTCTCAAGAAGGCTTACGACATGCTCCAAGAACCCGTGGCCCGGTTCCTCGAATCTTCGGATCCCGATTGGATCATGTACGATTTCGCTCCGTATTGGGCTGGCCCGATCGCTTCTAGGCTCGGCATAAGGAGTGTTTTCTTCAGTATTACGACTGCTGCCAGCTTGGGCTTCTTTGGGCCAATATGGGCTTTAAAGGGGGGAGACTACCGGAAAACTCCGGAGGATTTCACGAAGCGCCCGAACTGGGTTCCGTTCCCGACCAAGGTCGCATTCCGCCACTTCGAGATCAAGAAGATTTTCGATGCGGTTATAGGCAATGCGTCGGGCGTCACAGACTTATATCGCTTTGGGGCAGGCCAAGAAAGTTGTGACATAATAGCAGCAAGAAGCAGCTATGAGGTCGAACCCGAATGGTTGAGCCTCCTCAAGGATATCCACACCAAACCAATCTTCCCCGTTGGGCAACTTCCCCCACGCGATCCCGAGACGCGAGGCGAAATGGACTCGTGGCGGTCAATCAAGGAATGGCTAGATTCGCAGAAGAAAGGTACCGTGGTATATGTGGCATTTGGGAGCGAGGCCAAACCAAGCCAAATCGAATTGACTGAGATCGCCCTAGGGCTAGAGCTTTCGGGGTTACCGTTTTTCTGGGTACTCAAGACTCGGCTCGGCTCATCCGACACTGAGTCGGTCGTGTTGCCGAACGGTTTTGAGGAGCGAGTCAAAGGGCGTGGTGTGGTTTGGGATAGCTGGGTGCCTCAGCTCAAGATACTCGCGCACGACTCGGTGGGCGGGTTCTTGACTCATGCCGGGTGGAGTTCGGTGGTGGAGGCGCTAAGCTTCGAGAGAGCCCTTATACTTTTCACATTCTTGGCAGATCAAGGACTAAATGCGAGGTTCTTGGAGGAGAGACAGATTGGGTATCCGATACCAAGGAATGAGTCCGATGGGTCGGTCACGAGGCAGTCCGTGGCCGAGTCGCTAAGGCTGGTGATGGTGGAAGAGAAGGGTAGGGTTTACCgagagaaagcaaaagagaTGAGGCCGATATTTGGGGACAAGAATGTCCAAGAACGTTATGTCAACAACCTTCTTAATTATCTGAAGGAACACAGGCCTGTGAAACACCTAAAATCAAAGGGGATCACAATATAA